The following are encoded in a window of Arvicanthis niloticus isolate mArvNil1 chromosome 1, mArvNil1.pat.X, whole genome shotgun sequence genomic DNA:
- the Gatd1 gene encoding glutamine amidotransferase-like class 1 domain-containing protein 1 isoform X2, with amino-acid sequence MASERLPSRPACLLVASGASEGVSAQSFIHCFTLASAAFNLQVATPGGKAMDFVDVTETNARWVQDFRLKAYASPAKLESIDGARYHALLIPSCPGALADLASKPICAIGHGVAALCCATNEDRSWVFQGYSLTGPSVYELIRAPGFARLPLIVEDFVKDSGAGFSASEPDAVHVVLDRHLVTGQNANSTVPAVQNLLFLCGSRK; translated from the exons ATGGCCTCCGAGCGGCTGCCAAGTAGGCCTGCCTGTCTCCTAGTGGCCAGCGGTGCTTCGGAAG GTGTGTCAGCCCAGTCCTTCATCCACTGTTTCACGTTGGCCAGCGCTGCCTTCAACCTACAGGTGGCCACCCCAGGG GGAAAGGCCATGGACTTTGTGGATGTGACTGAGACCAATGCACGTTGGGTACAAGACTTCCGCCTCAAGGCATATGCCAGTCCTGCTAAGCTCGAGTCCATAGATG GTGCCCGGTACCATGCCCTCCTGATTCCCAGCTGTCCTGGCGCCCTGGCTGATCTTGCCAGCA AACCCATCTGTGCCATTGGCCATGGTGTTGCTGCTCTGTGCTGTGCTACCAATGAAGACAGGTCCTGGGTGTTCCAGGGCTACAGTCTGACAGGG CCTTCTGTGTACGAGCTCATCAGGGCACCTGGCTTTGCCCGCCTGCCATTGATCGTTGAAGACTTTGTGAAGGACTCTGGTGCTGGCTTCAGTG CCAGTGAGCCTGACGCTGTGCATGTGGTGCTGGACCGCCATCTGGTCACTGGCCAAAATGCTAACTCCACCGTTCCTGCTGTCCAGAACCTGCTCTTCCTCTGTGGCAGCCG GAAGTAA
- the Gatd1 gene encoding glutamine amidotransferase-like class 1 domain-containing protein 1 isoform X3 — protein MASERLPSRPACLLVASGASEGVSAQSFIHCFTLASAAFNLQVATPGGKAMDFVDVTETNARWVQDFRLKAYASPAKLESIDGARYHALLIPSCPGALADLASSGSLARILQHFRSESKPICAIGHGVAALCCATNEDRSWVFQGYSLTGPSVYELIRAPGFARLPLIVEDFVKDSGAGFSASEPDAVHVVLDRHLVTGQNANSTVPAVQNLLFLCGSRK, from the exons ATGGCCTCCGAGCGGCTGCCAAGTAGGCCTGCCTGTCTCCTAGTGGCCAGCGGTGCTTCGGAAG GTGTGTCAGCCCAGTCCTTCATCCACTGTTTCACGTTGGCCAGCGCTGCCTTCAACCTACAGGTGGCCACCCCAGGG GGAAAGGCCATGGACTTTGTGGATGTGACTGAGACCAATGCACGTTGGGTACAAGACTTCCGCCTCAAGGCATATGCCAGTCCTGCTAAGCTCGAGTCCATAGATG GTGCCCGGTACCATGCCCTCCTGATTCCCAGCTGTCCTGGCGCCCTGGCTGATCTTGCCAGCAGTGGGTCCCTGGCTCGAATACTGCAGCACTTCCGCTCTGAGAGCA AACCCATCTGTGCCATTGGCCATGGTGTTGCTGCTCTGTGCTGTGCTACCAATGAAGACAGGTCCTGGGTGTTCCAGGGCTACAGTCTGACAGGG CCTTCTGTGTACGAGCTCATCAGGGCACCTGGCTTTGCCCGCCTGCCATTGATCGTTGAAGACTTTGTGAAGGACTCTGGTGCTGGCTTCAGTG CCAGTGAGCCTGACGCTGTGCATGTGGTGCTGGACCGCCATCTGGTCACTGGCCAAAATGCTAACTCCACCGTTCCTGCTGTCCAGAACCTGCTCTTCCTCTGTGGCAGCCG GAAGTAA
- the Gatd1 gene encoding glutamine amidotransferase-like class 1 domain-containing protein 1 isoform X1 produces the protein MASERLPSRPACLLVASGASEGVSAQSFIHCFTLASAAFNLQVATPGGKAMDFVDVTETNARWVQDFRLKAYASPAKLESIDGARYHALLIPSCPGALADLASSGSLARILQHFRSESKPICAIGHGVAALCCATNEDRSWVFQGYSLTGPSVYELIRAPGFARLPLIVEDFVKDSGAGFSASEPDAVHVVLDRHLVTGQNANSTVPAVQNLLFLCGSR, from the exons ATGGCCTCCGAGCGGCTGCCAAGTAGGCCTGCCTGTCTCCTAGTGGCCAGCGGTGCTTCGGAAG GTGTGTCAGCCCAGTCCTTCATCCACTGTTTCACGTTGGCCAGCGCTGCCTTCAACCTACAGGTGGCCACCCCAGGG GGAAAGGCCATGGACTTTGTGGATGTGACTGAGACCAATGCACGTTGGGTACAAGACTTCCGCCTCAAGGCATATGCCAGTCCTGCTAAGCTCGAGTCCATAGATG GTGCCCGGTACCATGCCCTCCTGATTCCCAGCTGTCCTGGCGCCCTGGCTGATCTTGCCAGCAGTGGGTCCCTGGCTCGAATACTGCAGCACTTCCGCTCTGAGAGCA AACCCATCTGTGCCATTGGCCATGGTGTTGCTGCTCTGTGCTGTGCTACCAATGAAGACAGGTCCTGGGTGTTCCAGGGCTACAGTCTGACAGGG CCTTCTGTGTACGAGCTCATCAGGGCACCTGGCTTTGCCCGCCTGCCATTGATCGTTGAAGACTTTGTGAAGGACTCTGGTGCTGGCTTCAGTG CCAGTGAGCCTGACGCTGTGCATGTGGTGCTGGACCGCCATCTGGTCACTGGCCAAAATGCTAACTCCACCGTTCCTGCTGTCCAGAACCTGCTCTTCCTCTGTGGCAGCCGGTGA